Proteins from one Panicum virgatum strain AP13 chromosome 7K, P.virgatum_v5, whole genome shotgun sequence genomic window:
- the LOC120642495 gene encoding UDP-rhamnose/UDP-galactose transporter 5-like isoform X1 translates to MGAAPGGKPAESKVVPDAAAWVFNVVTSVGIIMVNKALMGTHGFGFVTTLPGIHFATTALVALILKSLGYLEPSYLPLPELMKYVIFANISVVGMNASLMWNSVGFYQISKLSMVPVLCMLEVLFDNIRYSRGTKLSIIVVLVGVAICTVTDVSLNTKGLISATVAVSSTAFQQHYIHHLQNKYSLSAFNLLGHTAPAQAASLLLLGPFVDLWLTNNRVDTYRYNNVVMFFIALSCVIAIGTNLSQFICIGRFTAVSFQVLGHMKTILVLTLGFILFGRESLNVHVAFGMILAIVGMIWYNHASSRPGGKECQDYREPVQVDIEQVDQPPQVKPDGKN, encoded by the exons ATGGGTGCGGCGCCGGGAGGCAAGCCGGCGGAGAGCAAGGTTGTGCCGGATGCTGCGGCGTGGGTGTTCAACGTCGTCACCTCCGTCGGTATCATCATGGTTAACAAGGCCCTGATGGGTACTCACGGGTTTGGCTTTG TTACGACATTGCCTGGGATTCACTTTGCAACTACAGCTTTGGTGGCATTAATACTGAAATCGTTGGGATATCTTGAGCCATCCTATTTACCTCTTCCAGAGCTTATGAAGTATGTCATTTTTGCAAATATATCAGTTGTTGGGATGAATGCTAGCTTGATGTGGAACTCTGTTGGATTCTATCAG ATATCCAAGTTGTCTATGGTTCCAGTTTTATGCATGCTGGAAGTCTTATTTGACAATATCCGTTACTCAAGGGGCACAAAGCTCAGCATAATAGTTGTCCTAGTAGGAGTTGCAATATGTACCGTCACTGATGTTAGTTTAAATACCAAAGGGTTGATATCTGCTACAGTAGCGGTTAGCAGTACTGCATTTCAGCAACAT TACATCCATCACCTTCAGAACAAGTATTCCCTTAGCGCATTCAACCTCTTGGGTCATACTGCTCCAGCCCAAGCAGCATCATTGTTACTACTTGGGCCTTTTGTGGACCTTTGGCTGACTAATAATAGAGTTGATACTTACCGTTATAACAACGTGGTGATG TTCTTCATAGCACTGTCGTGCGTGATTGCAATTGGAACCAACCTGAGCCAGTTCATATGCATTGGAAGGTTCACAGCCGTCTCATTTCAAGTTCTGGGCCACATGAAGACGATCCTTGTGCTCACCCTGGGGTTCATCCTCTTCGGAAGAGAAAGCCTGAACGTTCATGTCGCATTTGGTATGATCCTGGCCATTGTGGGTATGATTTGGTACAATCATGCGTCGTCGAGGCCTGGAGGCAAAGAGTGCCAAGATTACAGGGAGCCGGTCCAGGTAGACATCGAACAGGTCGATCAACCGCCACAGGTGAAACCTGACGGGAAGAATTGA
- the LOC120642495 gene encoding UDP-rhamnose/UDP-galactose transporter 5-like isoform X2, whose protein sequence is MGAAPGGKPAESKVVPDAAAWVFNVVTSVGIIMVNKALMGTHGFGFVTTLPGIHFATTALVALILKSLGYLEPSYLPLPELMKYVIFANISVVGMNASLMWNSVGFYQISKLSMVPVLCMLEVLFDNIRYSRGTKLSIIVVLVGVAICTVTDVSLNTKGLISATVAVSSTAFQQHYIHHLQNKYSLSAFNLLGHTAPAQAASLLLLGPFVDLWLTNNRVDTYRYNNVVMVHSRLISSSGPHEDDPCAHPGVHPLRKRKPERSCRIWYDPGHCGYDLVQSCVVEAWRQRVPRLQGAGPGRHRTGRSTATGET, encoded by the exons ATGGGTGCGGCGCCGGGAGGCAAGCCGGCGGAGAGCAAGGTTGTGCCGGATGCTGCGGCGTGGGTGTTCAACGTCGTCACCTCCGTCGGTATCATCATGGTTAACAAGGCCCTGATGGGTACTCACGGGTTTGGCTTTG TTACGACATTGCCTGGGATTCACTTTGCAACTACAGCTTTGGTGGCATTAATACTGAAATCGTTGGGATATCTTGAGCCATCCTATTTACCTCTTCCAGAGCTTATGAAGTATGTCATTTTTGCAAATATATCAGTTGTTGGGATGAATGCTAGCTTGATGTGGAACTCTGTTGGATTCTATCAG ATATCCAAGTTGTCTATGGTTCCAGTTTTATGCATGCTGGAAGTCTTATTTGACAATATCCGTTACTCAAGGGGCACAAAGCTCAGCATAATAGTTGTCCTAGTAGGAGTTGCAATATGTACCGTCACTGATGTTAGTTTAAATACCAAAGGGTTGATATCTGCTACAGTAGCGGTTAGCAGTACTGCATTTCAGCAACAT TACATCCATCACCTTCAGAACAAGTATTCCCTTAGCGCATTCAACCTCTTGGGTCATACTGCTCCAGCCCAAGCAGCATCATTGTTACTACTTGGGCCTTTTGTGGACCTTTGGCTGACTAATAATAGAGTTGATACTTACCGTTATAACAACGTGGTGATG GTTCACAGCCGTCTCATTTCAAGTTCTGGGCCACATGAAGACGATCCTTGTGCTCACCCTGGGGTTCATCCTCTTCGGAAGAGAAAGCCTGAACGTTCATGTCGCATTTGGTATGATCCTGGCCATTGTGGGTATGATTTGGTACAATCATGCGTCGTCGAGGCCTGGAGGCAAAGAGTGCCAAGATTACAGGGAGCCGGTCCAGGTAGACATCGAACAGGTCGATCAACCGCCACAGGTGAAACCTGA